A DNA window from Paenibacillus sp. HWE-109 contains the following coding sequences:
- a CDS encoding M24 family metallopeptidase, giving the protein MSSIYEMRLHKLRGYLEKERIEIALITNPTNIYYYTGFHSNPHERFMGLIVDLGRARESMILPALDLEAAQQHAFVRELIPCSDSENPYNLLREQVGRTRIGALGLEKKAVNLHQVEQLQGLFAGLQVMDIEPFIIKERLVKSEQDLVSIRRAVDIAEKVLESTVQNVRVGMMEQELAAELAYKMRMFGGDKPAFESIILTGKRSAMPHGKPGACAIQENDFVLFDFGVYMEGFCSDITRTFLMGEGTKEQSTIYETVLTANLAAIQAVKVGFPYGTIDQAGRSVIAAMGYGAYFNNRIGHGLGMDLHEAPSIHGESEMLIEPGHVFTIEPGIYLSSLGGVRIEDDVYVHPDGHVEVLTRYPKQLRRL; this is encoded by the coding sequence ATGAGTTCGATATATGAGATGAGATTGCACAAACTGCGTGGTTATTTGGAGAAAGAACGAATTGAGATTGCTTTGATCACGAATCCGACGAATATTTATTACTACACAGGATTCCATTCGAATCCACATGAGCGATTTATGGGGCTGATCGTTGATCTGGGCAGGGCTAGGGAAAGTATGATCCTTCCTGCTCTGGATTTGGAAGCTGCGCAGCAGCATGCTTTTGTTCGCGAACTGATTCCCTGCTCGGATAGCGAGAATCCTTACAACCTGTTGAGAGAGCAAGTGGGTAGAACACGAATAGGTGCGTTGGGTTTGGAAAAGAAAGCGGTCAATCTTCACCAGGTGGAGCAATTGCAGGGATTGTTTGCCGGGTTGCAAGTTATGGATATCGAGCCATTTATCATAAAAGAACGGTTGGTGAAATCTGAACAAGATCTTGTCAGCATCCGTCGGGCGGTAGATATTGCCGAGAAAGTACTCGAGAGCACCGTACAAAATGTCAGAGTTGGCATGATGGAACAAGAACTTGCCGCTGAATTGGCATACAAGATGAGGATGTTCGGCGGCGATAAGCCCGCGTTCGAATCGATTATCTTAACCGGAAAAAGGTCAGCCATGCCGCATGGCAAACCAGGTGCCTGCGCAATCCAGGAGAACGATTTTGTGCTCTTCGATTTTGGCGTATATATGGAAGGCTTCTGCTCGGATATCACGCGTACGTTTCTAATGGGAGAAGGAACCAAGGAGCAATCCACGATTTATGAAACGGTTCTAACGGCGAATTTGGCAGCTATTCAGGCGGTCAAGGTTGGCTTCCCATACGGAACTATCGATCAAGCAGGAAGAAGTGTCATTGCAGCTATGGGTTACGGCGCTTATTTCAATAATCGCATCGGTCATGGTCTAGGAATGGATTTGCATGAAGCGCCTTCCATACATGGTGAGAGCGAGATGCTCATTGAGCCCGGTCATGTATTCACGATTGAACCGGGGATTTACTTGTCTTCGCTTGGCGGGGTGCGTATCGAGGATGACGTGTATGTGCATCCCGATGGCCATGTCGAAGTGTTGACACGCTATCCAAAGCAATTGCGCAGATTATAA
- a CDS encoding LacI family DNA-binding transcriptional regulator produces the protein MVSIKDIAKKAGVSISTVSYAINGNPKVTKETSSRILAVAKELNYVPNAAARSLKKQETKIIGVFLTDFTGAFYGELLQGIKEVLNKQGYDLIVCSGVQSHRLLPERNIDGAIVLDASFSSEELLQYAERGHKLVVLDRELHHANVNQVLLDNKAGAALAMEYLIEKGHRKIYVIAGPEASFDSMQRLLAVRQVVDRHQPLAYTQIQGDFNKSAGEEAAKQIIQEYTEPVAVFCLNDEMAIGLYNAVKESEYKIGTHIHIIGFDNIELTQYTEPRLATIDYSKRKWGALASEQLLKLIDDKKIDHERIYVTLVKGNSVHTV, from the coding sequence GTGGTTAGTATTAAAGATATCGCGAAAAAAGCGGGGGTCTCGATCTCCACGGTATCCTACGCGATAAACGGGAACCCCAAAGTGACGAAGGAAACGAGCTCAAGAATACTAGCCGTGGCCAAGGAATTAAATTACGTCCCGAATGCAGCGGCCAGATCACTGAAGAAACAGGAAACTAAGATTATCGGGGTATTTCTTACGGATTTTACTGGAGCATTCTATGGAGAACTGCTGCAGGGAATCAAAGAAGTGCTGAATAAACAAGGCTATGACTTAATCGTATGCAGCGGCGTGCAATCCCATCGTCTGCTGCCGGAACGGAATATCGACGGCGCTATCGTGCTTGACGCCTCTTTCTCCAGCGAAGAGCTGCTTCAATATGCGGAGCGCGGGCATAAGCTGGTTGTGCTCGACCGGGAGCTACACCATGCGAATGTGAATCAAGTTCTGCTCGATAATAAGGCAGGCGCCGCATTAGCCATGGAGTACCTGATTGAAAAAGGACATCGCAAGATCTATGTCATAGCAGGGCCTGAAGCCTCATTTGATTCGATGCAGCGCCTTCTGGCTGTCCGTCAAGTCGTGGATCGCCATCAACCTCTTGCCTATACGCAGATTCAAGGCGATTTCAACAAATCTGCCGGTGAAGAAGCCGCCAAGCAGATCATTCAGGAATATACGGAACCTGTTGCAGTCTTCTGTTTGAACGATGAGATGGCTATTGGCTTATATAATGCCGTGAAGGAATCCGAGTACAAGATAGGCACACACATTCATATTATCGGGTTCGATAATATCGAATTGACACAGTATACAGAACCCCGCCTTGCAACAATTGATTATTCGAAGCGAAAATGGGGAGCTTTGGCTTCTGAACAGCTTTTAAAGCTGATTGATGATAAAAAGATCGACCACGAACGAATCTATGTGACATTGGTCAAAGGCAATTCGGTACACACGGTATAA
- a CDS encoding GH36-type glycosyl hydrolase domain-containing protein — protein sequence MIRPNDTDICIRTGELAFTFMNSGDIRQITYNQTMINQLISNPIDGSMNNIFLRIHRDSAISFVPLLGIRSSSRIRRTDSQISWTGHAEDLEYEVIFTLTPQLVWFWDVRVHGHGADIDLVYGQDVGIADQGAVRSNEAYLSQYIDHSVFQDPIKGWVVCSRQNMPQQGQFPYLQQGALTHAAEYATDGFQFFGLSYKATNKPEALTQVKLPSEIYQYEFAYTALQSKRVIVDGMARFVFYGLFKPHHPDAVVSLAYHHDIEEAWAHAEALDKKWDEELISVNLHPRIGEPLLVESLTLEEIERSFPSRHQEEWENGILLSFFTEGHEHVVLKEKELLVERPHGHILMTGDNARMNEHVLTTTSYMYGIFNSQLVVGNTSANKILTNARNALNVLKTSGQRIYIELHNKFRMLTMPSMYEIGFNYVRWTYKTADDTIIVTNLTTLDTPEVHLTVQSASGAPYRYLVTNQVTMNNNEYGVPSHMEREGEVLVFRAGEGSDNSSTLPDLCYRMKLTGADVTVANETALADKVDPSSSSLVVLELSACPEWSLTVQGLIHGEELPFVKPNTAVEIERYRDYFGNVMNGFQLSHNGEATEALNKVNALAWWYTHNMLVHYSVPHGLEQYGGAAWGTRDVCQGPTEYFMATQKYEQVREIIKTVYAHQYEDDGNWPQWFMFDQYYRIQQEESHGDIIVWPLKVVADYISATHDYGILQERIPYTQRKDFAFTDQCPTLLEHVQKQLTYMKNHFLHGTHLSAYGDGDWDDTLQPANAQLKQYMISSWTVALTYQVLNQLSAALTDEHQVFSAELAELAVGIQADFNHYMLQKDVIPGFVYMEKPGEAELMLHPTDTKTGIQYRLLPMTRSMIAELLTEEQAESHYRLIKQELYCPDGVRLMNRPARYAGGVSTHFKRAEQASNFGREVGLQYVHAHIRFVEAMAKLGKVDEAWLGLAMINPIGLREVVPNAELRQSNAYFSSSDGKFNTRYDAQERFQELIEGKVPVKGGWRIYSSGPGIYMNQLISNCLGIRQEGGDLIIDPVLPTDMDGLRFDFAWMNRRVSFEYHISGSAECRIVINGHTAETEVLPNRYRHGGTRVRHEQLANMLSDANNVIAIYI from the coding sequence ATGATTAGACCTAATGACACAGACATCTGCATCCGAACCGGGGAGCTAGCGTTCACTTTTATGAACAGCGGGGATATTAGACAAATCACTTACAATCAGACCATGATCAATCAGTTGATATCCAACCCCATTGACGGTTCGATGAACAACATCTTTTTGCGTATCCACCGGGATTCAGCAATCTCCTTTGTCCCGCTGCTTGGCATCCGGTCTTCCAGCCGCATCCGTCGAACCGACAGCCAGATTTCTTGGACGGGCCATGCCGAGGACCTTGAGTATGAGGTCATATTTACACTCACGCCTCAACTAGTCTGGTTCTGGGACGTACGAGTCCATGGTCATGGAGCTGATATCGATCTTGTTTACGGGCAAGATGTCGGCATTGCGGATCAAGGCGCTGTCAGATCGAATGAAGCGTATCTGTCCCAATACATCGACCATTCGGTCTTTCAAGACCCTATCAAAGGCTGGGTAGTCTGTTCTAGGCAAAATATGCCGCAACAGGGACAATTCCCTTATTTGCAGCAGGGTGCTTTAACCCATGCTGCGGAATATGCAACAGATGGTTTCCAATTTTTCGGCTTATCCTATAAGGCAACGAACAAGCCAGAAGCATTGACGCAGGTCAAGCTGCCCAGCGAGATCTATCAATATGAATTTGCCTATACGGCTCTGCAATCAAAGCGTGTGATTGTCGATGGCATGGCGCGATTTGTTTTTTACGGTCTGTTCAAGCCTCACCATCCAGATGCGGTTGTTAGCCTGGCATACCATCATGACATAGAGGAAGCATGGGCACATGCTGAAGCTTTGGATAAAAAGTGGGATGAAGAACTTATCTCGGTCAACCTACATCCTCGAATTGGTGAGCCGCTTCTAGTTGAATCTTTGACATTAGAGGAGATCGAGCGCTCTTTCCCTAGCCGTCATCAAGAGGAATGGGAGAATGGTATTCTACTGTCTTTCTTCACAGAGGGGCACGAGCATGTCGTGTTAAAAGAGAAGGAGCTGCTTGTAGAGCGTCCGCATGGACATATCCTCATGACTGGGGATAATGCCAGGATGAACGAGCATGTGCTTACTACCACCTCATATATGTACGGGATATTCAACTCGCAGCTTGTGGTGGGAAACACCTCCGCCAACAAAATACTGACGAATGCCCGCAATGCGCTGAATGTGCTCAAGACATCAGGCCAGAGGATCTATATTGAGCTGCATAATAAATTCCGCATGCTCACGATGCCTTCAATGTACGAGATTGGCTTCAATTATGTGCGGTGGACCTACAAAACGGCTGACGATACGATTATTGTCACGAACCTCACAACATTGGACACGCCGGAGGTTCATCTAACCGTACAATCTGCAAGTGGAGCTCCCTACCGCTATCTCGTTACGAATCAGGTAACCATGAACAATAATGAGTACGGTGTTCCTTCCCACATGGAACGTGAGGGCGAGGTTCTGGTGTTCCGTGCTGGAGAAGGCTCAGACAACAGCAGCACCCTGCCAGACCTGTGTTACCGTATGAAGCTCACCGGAGCGGATGTGACCGTGGCTAACGAGACAGCCTTAGCCGATAAGGTCGATCCAAGTTCCTCTTCGCTCGTTGTGCTTGAACTAAGCGCCTGCCCGGAATGGAGCTTGACGGTTCAAGGCCTTATTCATGGCGAAGAGCTGCCATTTGTGAAGCCCAATACGGCTGTAGAAATTGAACGATACCGTGACTATTTTGGCAATGTAATGAATGGTTTCCAATTATCGCACAATGGTGAAGCGACGGAAGCACTCAATAAGGTGAATGCCCTTGCTTGGTGGTACACCCATAATATGCTCGTCCATTATTCCGTGCCGCACGGGCTGGAGCAGTACGGCGGAGCCGCTTGGGGCACGCGAGACGTCTGTCAGGGACCTACGGAATACTTCATGGCAACACAGAAATACGAGCAAGTGCGCGAAATTATCAAAACTGTGTATGCCCATCAATATGAGGATGACGGAAACTGGCCGCAGTGGTTTATGTTCGATCAATACTATCGCATCCAGCAAGAAGAAAGTCATGGCGATATCATTGTATGGCCGCTTAAAGTTGTCGCCGATTATATCTCGGCTACGCACGATTACGGCATTCTTCAAGAACGAATTCCCTATACGCAGCGGAAGGATTTCGCCTTCACCGATCAATGCCCTACCCTGCTTGAGCATGTTCAGAAGCAGTTGACTTATATGAAGAATCACTTCCTTCATGGTACGCATTTGTCCGCTTATGGCGACGGGGACTGGGACGATACGCTTCAGCCAGCCAATGCGCAGCTCAAGCAGTATATGATCAGCAGTTGGACGGTCGCATTGACCTATCAAGTGCTGAATCAATTATCCGCCGCTTTAACGGATGAACACCAAGTGTTCTCTGCGGAGCTCGCCGAGCTGGCAGTTGGCATTCAAGCCGATTTCAATCACTATATGCTGCAAAAGGATGTCATTCCCGGCTTCGTGTATATGGAGAAACCGGGGGAAGCCGAGCTTATGCTGCATCCGACCGATACGAAGACGGGCATTCAGTATCGATTGCTGCCGATGACGCGCAGCATGATCGCCGAATTGCTGACTGAAGAGCAGGCAGAATCTCATTATAGGCTTATCAAGCAGGAACTGTACTGCCCTGATGGCGTACGCTTGATGAACCGCCCAGCACGATATGCCGGAGGGGTAAGCACGCACTTCAAACGTGCGGAGCAAGCGTCGAACTTTGGCCGTGAAGTCGGGCTGCAGTATGTACACGCACATATCCGCTTCGTAGAGGCGATGGCGAAGCTCGGCAAGGTCGACGAAGCCTGGCTGGGCCTGGCTATGATTAACCCGATCGGACTAAGAGAAGTGGTGCCGAACGCCGAATTGCGCCAAAGCAATGCCTACTTTAGCAGCTCAGACGGCAAATTCAATACCCGTTATGATGCCCAAGAACGCTTCCAGGAGCTGATCGAAGGAAAAGTTCCGGTTAAAGGCGGCTGGAGAATCTACTCTAGCGGACCGGGAATCTACATGAATCAACTTATCTCCAACTGCCTCGGTATTCGCCAAGAGGGAGGCGATCTGATCATTGATCCTGTGCTTCCGACGGACATGGACGGTCTTCGATTCGATTTTGCCTGGATGAACCGCCGTGTAAGTTTCGAATATCATATCAGCGGATCAGCGGAATGCCGTATCGTGATTAATGGTCATACAGCAGAAACCGAAGTCCTGCCCAACCGTTATCGCCATGGTGGTACTAGAGTTCGCCACGAGCAGTTAGCGAATATGTTAAGCGACGCAAATAATGTTATTGCCATTTACATCTAG
- a CDS encoding aldo/keto reductase: MDGKTVLRKLGSSDLELSPLGLGCWQFSNGQGMVGKFWPVLGKEDVLRIVQTSLKGGINWFDTAEVYGRGQSEQMLAEALRKSGVLANGAHIATKWWPVLRTANSITATIHERLKLLENRTIHLHQVHQPYSFSSVRSQMNAMAELVKQGHIKNVGVSNFSADKMREADRVLREHGLRLISNQVKYSLLDRRIEQNGIMDAAKELGIAIIAYSPLEQGILSGKFHKNPALVKAITGPRKWTAAFRESGLRKSQPLIAQLEELSHKYDASPTQIALNWMIHAHGPTVFAIPGASKVHHAEENVKAMQFTLTEDELQQVDAVSKQILRK, translated from the coding sequence ATGGACGGCAAAACGGTACTGCGCAAACTGGGCAGCTCAGATTTAGAACTATCGCCCCTAGGTCTTGGTTGCTGGCAATTCAGCAATGGACAGGGGATGGTCGGCAAATTCTGGCCGGTTCTGGGAAAAGAGGATGTACTTCGCATCGTCCAAACTAGTCTCAAAGGCGGCATTAATTGGTTCGATACCGCCGAAGTTTATGGCAGGGGGCAATCCGAGCAAATGCTTGCTGAAGCGCTGCGTAAATCAGGCGTTTTGGCGAATGGTGCTCATATTGCGACAAAGTGGTGGCCAGTGCTTCGTACGGCAAACAGCATTACAGCAACGATTCATGAGCGCCTGAAGCTGCTTGAGAACCGGACGATTCACCTTCACCAGGTTCATCAGCCGTATTCCTTCTCGTCGGTGCGCAGCCAGATGAATGCGATGGCGGAGCTTGTGAAGCAAGGCCATATCAAGAACGTTGGCGTCAGCAACTTTTCCGCCGACAAAATGCGTGAAGCCGATCGTGTGCTCCGCGAGCATGGACTTCGTCTTATTTCCAATCAAGTGAAATACAGCCTGCTGGACCGCCGTATCGAACAGAACGGAATCATGGACGCTGCCAAGGAATTAGGCATTGCGATCATTGCCTACTCCCCTCTGGAGCAAGGGATTCTTAGCGGCAAGTTCCATAAGAACCCGGCTTTGGTGAAAGCCATCACGGGTCCGCGCAAATGGACGGCTGCCTTCCGCGAGTCCGGACTGCGCAAGTCGCAGCCGCTGATCGCTCAGCTTGAGGAACTTTCGCATAAGTACGACGCTTCGCCGACGCAGATTGCGCTGAATTGGATGATTCATGCGCACGGACCTACGGTTTTCGCCATTCCGGGCGCATCCAAAGTGCATCATGCCGAGGAAAATGTGAAGGCTATGCAATTCACCCTAACGGAGGATGAGCTTCAACAAGTTGATGCTGTCTCCAAGCAAATTTTGCGAAAATAA
- a CDS encoding 3D domain-containing protein: MFRKICFMILTLPILFSFMQANSAYSYPIGDEDLGMPPTYSFASNPSSAEPSAEISQVFDPAPTPSPQQYQVNSGDTLYRIARNFNIDVSDLIAANQIGDPNHLTIGQNLSIPIVEGSSGLAAEQPKIIKKVINTTLTAYTAGFESTGKKASHPQYGITYSGKKAKEGRTIAVDPAVIPLGSTVFIEGIGIRKAEDIGSAIRGPRIDVFMNDLGEAQEFGVKKNVKVYLLDKENV; the protein is encoded by the coding sequence ATGTTTCGTAAAATATGCTTTATGATTTTGACGCTTCCTATATTGTTCAGTTTTATGCAAGCCAACTCAGCTTATTCGTATCCCATCGGTGACGAGGATCTGGGTATGCCGCCTACCTACAGTTTTGCTTCAAATCCTAGCTCGGCTGAACCTTCCGCAGAAATCTCGCAAGTTTTTGATCCCGCACCGACACCGTCGCCTCAGCAATATCAAGTAAACAGTGGAGATACTCTTTACCGAATTGCCCGCAATTTCAACATTGATGTTTCAGATTTAATCGCTGCTAATCAGATTGGGGATCCCAACCACCTTACGATAGGACAAAATCTATCCATTCCAATAGTAGAAGGTAGCTCTGGCCTGGCAGCGGAACAGCCCAAAATTATTAAAAAAGTAATCAATACCACGCTTACAGCCTACACCGCTGGCTTCGAATCTACTGGCAAAAAAGCTTCCCATCCTCAATATGGCATTACTTACAGCGGCAAAAAAGCCAAAGAAGGGCGGACGATAGCTGTCGATCCAGCCGTTATCCCCCTTGGATCTACCGTGTTCATTGAAGGAATAGGCATACGCAAAGCCGAGGATATCGGCTCAGCCATTCGGGGCCCGAGAATTGATGTCTTCATGAATGATCTGGGGGAAGCACAGGAATTTGGCGTAAAGAAAAATGTGAAAGTCTATCTACTTGATAAGGAAAATGTTTAA
- a CDS encoding tyrosine-type recombinase/integrase: MKTSKGSIEKRSEKSYRLTVELGYDANGERIRERKTVQVPDDVLKSKSKKQLDMFLDDELTAFRRELETGHYIKPHRFTLERFYEVWETEYASNPKNLSPTTYDKYQAIYNSRLKKRFGHWWIDDIGTFELVTFLNTLEEDDGARLDGKSGPLSTSAIKDVHKTLNSIFKFAFKMKVLKENPMNGINAPAVSYENKEVYDEDEAYLVLEALYLEQRKQRLMVMGALIGGERRGEINAVKWGNVAYDTRTISIEGNIPLTKAGIAVEKEPKSKSSIRKVSYPAWYMAELREFEMEWRGERKIAVDAGVWVGGKTDDDYSNEYIFHNGKGKPFYYQYISKWWVKFCERHELRYITFHELRHSSVTLIIEEVVKQGESPELILKAIQAQLGHAKYSTTFDIYSHVTKKMSDITAQKMDKFDMKKRGTSG; the protein is encoded by the coding sequence ATGAAAACATCCAAAGGTTCAATAGAAAAAAGAAGCGAGAAGTCATATCGGCTTACAGTAGAGCTTGGATACGATGCGAATGGGGAGCGCATACGCGAACGTAAGACAGTTCAAGTCCCTGATGATGTACTGAAGAGTAAAAGCAAGAAGCAGCTGGACATGTTTCTTGATGATGAATTAACGGCGTTTCGTCGAGAGTTGGAAACTGGACACTATATTAAGCCACATCGCTTTACACTTGAGCGGTTCTATGAGGTATGGGAAACCGAATATGCAAGTAATCCAAAGAACCTCTCTCCGACAACATACGATAAATACCAGGCAATTTATAATTCAAGGCTAAAAAAGAGGTTTGGACATTGGTGGATTGATGACATCGGCACTTTCGAATTAGTAACGTTTCTTAATACGTTAGAGGAGGATGACGGAGCTCGTCTCGACGGGAAATCCGGACCACTGTCCACGTCTGCTATTAAAGACGTTCATAAAACACTAAATTCTATCTTCAAGTTCGCTTTTAAAATGAAGGTCCTTAAAGAGAATCCAATGAACGGAATAAATGCTCCAGCAGTTTCATACGAAAACAAAGAAGTTTACGATGAGGATGAAGCATACTTAGTTCTTGAAGCTCTGTACCTTGAACAACGTAAGCAACGGCTCATGGTAATGGGAGCTCTTATTGGGGGCGAACGCCGCGGTGAAATTAATGCGGTGAAATGGGGCAACGTTGCTTATGATACTCGAACGATATCCATCGAAGGTAACATCCCTCTAACCAAGGCAGGTATAGCAGTAGAGAAGGAACCAAAATCTAAAAGCTCCATCCGTAAAGTATCGTACCCTGCTTGGTACATGGCCGAGCTCCGTGAATTCGAGATGGAATGGCGCGGCGAACGGAAAATTGCAGTTGATGCAGGAGTTTGGGTTGGAGGCAAGACAGATGACGACTACTCTAATGAGTATATCTTTCATAACGGTAAGGGTAAGCCGTTTTATTATCAGTACATCTCCAAGTGGTGGGTGAAGTTCTGCGAACGGCATGAATTGAGATATATCACGTTTCATGAGCTGCGGCATAGCTCGGTCACTCTGATCATCGAGGAAGTAGTGAAACAAGGAGAAAGCCCTGAGTTAATTTTAAAAGCGATTCAGGCCCAACTTGGTCACGCCAAGTATTCTACAACGTTTGATATTTACAGTCACGTCACTAAGAAGATGAGCGACATTACCGCTCAGAAGATGGACAAATTCGATATGAAAAAAAGAGGCACTTCCGGGTAA
- a CDS encoding ImmA/IrrE family metallo-endopeptidase yields the protein MDLTHYKPTALEELISRHYQQGNIHYPSDLDIEMIADLFQIDIAYREDKSFVHCIDDDYFIVIDARLRPEQRREVFFHELGHFLLHYGDQGRMPELFKELQEMQAMHFQYYAAMPYYMLADYRYINPSLLVKTISEEFQLPPKFIERRLEQIKRRIYVGQQDHEINTRWSTPVKVTKEDIRIVLEEFTRRKKERERAY from the coding sequence ATGGATCTTACACATTACAAACCAACTGCCTTAGAGGAACTGATTAGCAGACACTATCAGCAAGGAAATATTCATTATCCCTCGGACCTAGATATTGAGATGATCGCAGACCTGTTTCAAATAGATATTGCATACCGTGAAGACAAATCATTTGTACATTGCATTGATGATGACTATTTCATTGTGATTGACGCCAGGCTAAGACCAGAGCAACGTCGTGAAGTGTTCTTCCACGAATTAGGCCACTTTCTATTGCACTATGGAGACCAAGGGAGAATGCCTGAGTTGTTCAAAGAGTTACAGGAAATGCAGGCTATGCACTTCCAGTACTACGCTGCGATGCCCTATTACATGCTTGCTGATTACCGTTACATTAATCCTTCACTCTTAGTTAAGACAATTTCAGAAGAGTTCCAACTTCCGCCAAAATTCATTGAAAGAAGACTCGAACAGATCAAGCGCCGGATCTATGTCGGACAGCAGGACCACGAAATTAACACTCGCTGGAGCACCCCTGTCAAGGTCACAAAGGAAGATATTCGAATTGTACTGGAGGAATTTACTCGTAGAAAAAAAGAAAGGGAGCGTGCATACTGA
- a CDS encoding helix-turn-helix domain-containing protein — protein MSTLGSRLRAARERKGWSQTFVCQKLGLSNSTLSGYERDYREPDAETIKIFAGMYEVSTDELLGNSDLSSTLNKMKKADVIKEQSATHLRAYHGGGDDWTEEEKAAADAYVEMLRKRKAERRKKE, from the coding sequence GTGTCTACATTAGGATCTCGCCTACGAGCAGCTAGGGAAAGAAAAGGCTGGTCCCAAACCTTTGTATGCCAAAAACTTGGATTGTCAAACTCAACATTGTCTGGGTATGAAAGAGATTACAGAGAACCAGACGCCGAAACCATAAAAATTTTTGCTGGAATGTATGAAGTTTCAACTGATGAATTGCTAGGAAATAGTGATTTAAGCAGTACTCTTAATAAAATGAAGAAAGCTGATGTTATTAAGGAACAATCTGCTACTCATCTTAGAGCCTATCATGGAGGCGGAGATGACTGGACTGAGGAAGAGAAAGCCGCGGCTGATGCTTACGTAGAGATGTTGAGAAAGAGGAAAGCAGAACGACGTAAGAAAGAATAG
- a CDS encoding helix-turn-helix domain-containing protein — translation MENKVGSIIRAIRLSKGISATFMAKSLKYKAVSSYTRIEKDETPVTLEQSKVIADLLGVNVNEFFNEKNLRESRTSSA, via the coding sequence TTGGAGAATAAAGTTGGTTCTATCATCCGAGCAATTCGATTGTCTAAAGGAATATCTGCTACATTTATGGCAAAAAGTTTGAAATATAAGGCTGTTTCAAGTTACACAAGAATTGAAAAAGATGAAACGCCAGTTACATTGGAACAATCAAAAGTGATTGCGGATCTGCTTGGTGTGAATGTGAATGAGTTTTTTAATGAGAAAAATTTGCGCGAATCGCGTACTTCCTCGGCCTAA
- a CDS encoding helix-turn-helix domain-containing protein, with the protein MKETLEQTAEALCDAIKSQIAAKTVDVELVKATTAFITALPLQDESFDVDQAATHLMISSDTLRTLVKKRRIPHFRIGVQIFFKRLALDSWIKLQMENSTIPVPTEGSSMLRRA; encoded by the coding sequence GTGAAGGAGACACTGGAGCAAACAGCAGAAGCACTTTGTGATGCTATTAAAAGCCAAATCGCAGCAAAGACAGTGGATGTAGAGCTCGTCAAAGCAACCACTGCTTTTATTACAGCGTTGCCGCTGCAAGATGAGTCATTCGATGTGGATCAAGCAGCAACGCATTTGATGATTAGTAGTGACACACTACGAACATTAGTGAAGAAGCGGCGGATACCGCATTTCCGAATTGGGGTTCAAATCTTCTTCAAGAGGTTGGCGCTCGATTCTTGGATCAAGCTTCAAATGGAGAATAGCACAATTCCCGTTCCGACAGAAGGTTCGAGTATGTTGAGGCGTGCATAA
- a CDS encoding helix-turn-helix transcriptional regulator produces MDKIGEILKFGRTRKGWSQEQLSKFLEIDRSVLSRIETGTIQQPSYVLVKQWAKVCECEDLVGLDLTGGENGWKKLLALENKMKKIKELVSFFRVKPERR; encoded by the coding sequence TTGGACAAGATCGGTGAGATTCTGAAATTTGGCCGGACGCGTAAAGGCTGGTCACAAGAACAATTATCAAAGTTTTTAGAAATAGATCGATCAGTTCTATCAAGAATCGAGACAGGAACGATTCAACAACCTAGCTATGTACTTGTTAAACAATGGGCTAAGGTATGCGAATGTGAAGATCTTGTTGGTCTGGACTTAACAGGAGGCGAGAATGGCTGGAAGAAGCTGCTCGCACTTGAGAACAAGATGAAAAAGATCAAAGAGCTGGTCAGCTTCTTTAGAGTAAAGCCGGAAAGGAGATAG